A window of Halopelagius inordinatus genomic DNA:
GACGTTCCGCCCACCGCGACGAGTGTTCTCGTCTTGCAGTCTTCGGAGCCGTCGTCTTCGAACCGGGCCGCAAAGCGCCTCCTCGTTCCTCGGGAAGGCGGCGTCCGCGTCGCGGGCGTGTCGTTCGCTCGGTCGCCGGACGACTGGGGCGCAGACTGGCGGGACGCTCTCGGCCGGTCGCCGGAGGCGGCGGCCGTCGTCACCGACGCGGAGTCGGACAGGCGCGACGCCGGTCCGTCCGTCTACACGGTCTCGTCGCCCGGTGACCTCACCGGCATCGGGATGAAACTCTCCGCGTGTCTCTCCGAGTGGGAGGGGACGGACGCGGACGTGGTGGTCGTCGTCGAATCGCTCACCCATCTGTTGCAGTACGCGCAGTTAGAGACGCTGTATCGGTTCTTACACGTTCTCGTCGGCCGCATCGACGCCGTCGGTGCCCGCGGTCTGTTCTTCTTCGACCCGACGACGCGCGACGAGATGACCGTGAACACGCTGAAGACCCTGTTCGACGCCGTCGTCGAACGCCGCGGCGACGACGGGTGGGCCGTCGCCAGTCGGTAGGCCCGTCGGTTCGGTGCCGTAAAGACGCCGCCGCAGAGAGAGGCGACTATGCCTACCGCATCGAACGGAAGCGTCGACCTGTACTACGAGGCCGACGGCGAGGGAGAGACGGTGGCGTTCGTCGGCGACGCTGGCTACGGGGCGTGGCAGTGGGGGTGGCAACACGCCGCCGTCGCCGGTCCCTACGAGAGTCTCGTCTCGGACCTGCGCGGGACCGGCCGGTCCGACGCGCCGCCCGGCCCCTACACCGTCGGAACGCTCGTCGACGACCTCGTGGCGGTCCTCGCGGACTACGGCGTCAGGAAGGCGCACGTCGTCGGCGCGGGACTCGGCGGGATGGTCGCCCTCGAGGCGGCGCGAACCACGTCGCGCGTCCGGAGTCTCGCGGTGTTCGGAACCGCCGCGTACGGCGGCGGAATCGACCTCTCGCCGTTGTTCGGTGCGCCGACTGACGCGGAGGAACTCGGGGAGTCGCTCTCTGCGGCGTTCTCCGACCGGTTCGTCGAGGCGCACCCCGACGTCGTCGAACAGATAGTCGAGTGGCGCAGCGAAGAGGACGCAGACCGGGAGGCGTGGGAGGCGCAAGCCGCCGCAGTCGAGCGATTCGCGGCCGACGACCTCTACGAGATATCCGACCCCGCGGTGGTCGTCCACGGCACCGACGACGCCGTCTGGCCGGTCGAACGCGCAGAGGAACTCGCGGAGGGACTCCCTCGCGGGGAGTTCGTCCCCGTCGAGGGGGCGGGCCACCTCGCGCACGTCGAGGCGTCGAGGGTCGTCAACGACGAACTCCTGCGGTTTCTCGACGAACCGTAGACGGGGGTTTCGAGGCCCCCACGACACGTCCGAGAGCGCGGCACGACGCGCCACAGACGCAAAGCACTTCTCCGAAGAAGACGTTTCGAGCGACAATGGGGCAGGGAGGTTCTCGTCTTCGATTCGCCGTTCTGGACGCATCGCACAGAGACCCGAACACGCGGCGTAACTTCCGCCGCGAACTCGACGCCGACCTCGCGGAGTTCGACGCGGCGGGCGGCGAACTGCCGACGCACTATTCGTTCGACGGCGTCGTCGTCACCGGGTCTCGGTCCTCGGTCTACTGGGACGAACCGTGGATCGAATCGCTCGTCTCGTACGTTTCGGACGCGCACGCCGCGGGTCTCCCGATTCTCGGCGTCTGTTACGGCCACCAGGTTCTGGCGACGGCCCTCGGCGGCCGCGTCGAGGGGATGGGCGAGTACGAACTCGGCTACAGAGAGGTGCGTCACTCCGGCGACGACCTGTTCGAGGGCGTCGACGAGTCGTTCACCGTCTTCACGACGCACTCGGACACCGTCGTCGAACTCCCGCCGGGCGCGGAACTCGTCGCGGAGAACGACTACGGCGTCCACGCGTTCCGGAACGGTCACGCGTGGGGCGTCCAGTTCCACCCCGAGTACGACCGGACGACCGCAGAGTCGGTCACCCGGGGGAAGGACCTCCCCGAGGAACGCATCGAGTCCGTCGTCGCGGGCATCGACGCCGAGAACTACGAGGCGGCCTGCGAGGCAAAGCGCCTCTTCGACAACTTCGTCTCGTACGCCGCACGCGTCCGCGACGAGGCCGACGGTGCGGACGAATCCGAGGCGACGGTCTGAATCCGAGGCGACGGTCTGACGCGTCCGATTCGCCGGTCGCCGGGGACGCCTTCGACGCACCGAAGCGGTCACCGGCCCGGAAAAACTCATCTCCTGCCGTTGGTGTGCGCTGTGTGCTACTCTCAAACACACCTTTATACCGCACGGAGTGTAGTTCCTCCCGGAGTAAGACAATGACCGCTCCGGCACACGACTGCCCGACGACGCTGGATTTGAGCCGCCAAGAGGCGTGGGTTCTCCACACCGCCCTCCTCGATACCGTGGAACGGGAACTCGACGAGGGGAACGACGCCGAACGGGCGCTTACCCTCTTGGTCCGCCTCGAAGAGGGGAAACGTTTCGACCGCGAGCAACTGAAGTATCTGACCTCGGTGCTTCGGTCGTACATCGACGGAGGCGTCCCGCCGCGCGACCGCAGTCCGGCGAGAGACATCCTCCAGAACGTCCAGACCGCCCTCGCGTGAGCGTTCGCCGTCGGGCGAGGCGGTCAGGCCGCCCCGTCTGTTTTCACTCGTCGTCCGCGTTTCGTTGTTCTGTCTCGCCGTCCCAGTAGTCGACCGCGTCCTCTCGACGGAAGTAGCCGGAGACGGTGCGTTCCTCCCGCCCGCCGGGCGGTGACCCGGCGAACACGCCCACCTTCTCCGAGTCGGGATAGACGGTCACGTCCGGGTCGCGCATCGTCGAGACGGCGAGATAGCGGAGGGGTTCGTCGCCGTCGTTCCGCAGGCGGTGCGCGCCCGACTCGTCGGCGTGGAACACGGCGAAGTCGCCGGGTTCGACGCTCGATTCGCCCGCCGGCGTCCGAAGGACGCCCGTCCCCGAGACGACGTACACCACCTCCTCGTTGCCCGTGTGGTAGTGGTAGGGCCACGACGACGCGCCCGGCGGGAGTTCGTACAGACTCGCGCCGAGGCGGTCGGCGTTCGCGGCCACGCCGAGTTGCTTCCGCCGAAACCGCATCGCTCCGTGTTCTCTCTCGGACCACTCGATGTCTGATTCGTTGACGCGTGGCATGGCCTCCGAGACGCGCGCCCGTCACTTATCTGTCATCCACGCCGACGGCCGCCTCTCGTCTTCGAGGCGGACGCTTTAGTACGCCCGAGTGACTACGTCCGTCAAATGGGAATCGACCCCAACTTCGACAAGAATCGGGAGACGGCGGGCGAGGAAAACGGAGTAACCGTCTGGGGACCGGTCGAACCGCCCGAAACGCTCGGCATCCACGGGACGCACGTCGCCGTCGATTACGACATCTGCGTCGCCGACGGCGCGTGTCTGGAGAACTGCCCGGTGGACGTGTTCACGTGGGTGGACACGCCCGACCACCCGGAAAGCGAGACGAAGGTCGAACCGACGCGCGAGGACCAGTGTATCGACTGTATGCTCTGCGTCGATATCTGCCCCGTGGACGCAATCGACGTGGACCCCGGACGCGCCGGGCGAACCTGACCGACCGATATTTGACGGACGGGGCCGTCTCGCCGCCATGCGACTCATCCACACCGCACTCGACGTGTCGGACGTAGACGCGACGCTCGATTTCTACGAGACGCTCGGACTCGAATTCGCCCACGAGTTCACCTTAGACGGCGTCCGCAACGTCTACGTCGGCGGCGAGGACGGACTGGAACTGCAGTTCAAGTACGACCCAGAGAGCGACGAGTCGGTGGACCCCTCGGGCGTGGACCACGTCGCCGTCGAAGTCGACGACGTGGACGCGGAGTTCGACCGCATCGTCGAGGAGACGGGCTGTCCGGTCGTCCACGAACCGATGACGATAGAGGAGGCCAACGCCCGCGCCGCGTTCGTCGAGGACCCCGACGGCTACGCCGTCGAACTGGTCGGATTTCTGGACTGAGAGCGGAGACGCGCGCCTCGGCGGGTAGTTATTAGTTCTCGGCGGACCAACATCTTCCCGAGATGGCAGACGAAGTCACGGACTTACTGAAGAAGGCGTATCAGGACGAACTCGAGACCGTAATGAACTACCTGTCGAACTCTATCGTCCTCGACGGCGTCCACGCCGAAGAGGTCAAAGAGTCGCTTCAGGAAGACATCCAAGAGGAACTCGGCCACGCCGAGATGATCGGAAATCGCCTGAAGCAACTCGACGCCCACCCGCCGGGGTCCGCCGAGTTCGAGGCGAACCAGATGGACCTGCAACCGCCCGAAGACAGCACGGACGTCGTCTCCGTCATCGAGGGCGTTCTCAGCGCCGAAGAGGACGCAATCGAGACGTACCGCAATCTGGTGCATCTGGCGGAGGAAGCCGACGACCCCGTGACAGAGGACCTCGCGGTCACCATCCTCGCCGACGAGGAGGCCCACCGCACGGAGTTCCGCGGGTTCAACAAAGAGTACCCGCGAGACTGAGGCCGACGTCTCGTCGCTTTCTTTTTCGAGGAGAGCCCCCGTCCCGAGGTGATGGCGAGGGCAACCGGACGACTACGGACCCGCACGGCGGTCTCTCGTTCGACGAGCAGACGTCGGACCCCGCGGGCGTCGTGGCGGTTCAGTCCGTCTCGAGGCCGCCACGGCCGAACTCGCCGGGAAAATCACTAACTGCGCGGCGGTGTTCGTCCCCGACGATGACGAACGACGAAACACCGCTCGACACCGGCGAAATCGAGGACAGAATCGACCAACTGGGACGGTACTCTCGGTTCGTCAGAGCCGGGTTCGGCGTCATCCTCGTCGCGTTCCTACTCGCTCTCGTCGGCAGACTCCCGTACAACCTCGACAGCGTTCCCGGCGCAGTGGACGCCATCCTCATGCCTCTCATCTTCGTCGGCATGGGACTGCTGTTGTTCGGTATCGGGATGCATCTCCACGTCATGCATCTCAACGTCGTGGCGCAACTGCGGAGAAGACGCTCCGACGACGAGACGGGGACGGACTCCTGACTGCCCCCTCTTCGCCCGGCGTCAGTCCGCCGCCGCGGGCGTCGTGCCGTCGTCGCTCTCCGTCCCCGCGACGGCCCCCCGTTTCGACTCCAACGCCTCCACGAGGAGTTCCGCCACGTCGATAATTTCGATGTCGTCTTCGAAGTCGCCCGTCTTGCGGCCGTCCTCGTACATCGTCCCGCACATCGGGCAGGCGACGACGAACTTCTCGACTGCGCTCCCCGCGTCGGTGTCTTCGAGGGCCTCTCGGAGGCGTTCCTCGCTCGGTTTCTCCGTCTCGTCGTGGTCCATCCAGAGGCCGCCGCCGCCCCCGCCGCAACAGAACGAATCCTCGCGGTTACGGGGCATCTCCGCTAACTGCACGCCCGTCGCGCGGACGAGTTCCCGCGGGGCTTCGTACTCGTCGTTGTACCGGCCGAGGTGACAGGGGTCGTGGTACGTGACGGCGTAGTCGAGTTCCGTCCCGTCGAGTTCGATGCGGTCGTCTCTCACCAGCGATTCGACCACCTGCGTGTAGTGGTAGATGGGGTAGTCGAAGTCGGGGTCCATCTCGGGGTACTCGTTTTCGAACGTGTTGTACGAATGGGGGTCCGTACAGACCACTTTCTCGAACTCGCAGGCGTCGAACGCGGCGGCGTTGTCCTCGACGAGCATCTCGTAGAGTCCCTCCTCGCCGACGCGGCGCACGTCGTTGCCGTCGTTCTGTTCGTCCTCGTAGAGGATGCCGTAGGAGACGCCCGCGAGTTCGAACAGACGGGCCAGAGAGCGCGCGACGCGGCGGTTCCGCTCGTCGTAGGAGGGGTAGTCGCCGACGTACCAGAGGAACTCCACCGACTCCTCGCGGGCGTCGGGCACCTCGAAGTCGAGTTCTTCCGTCCACTCGGGTCGCTTGCGGGCCGGGTCGCCGAACGCGTTGCCGTTCTGGAAGACGTTCATCATCGCCTCTTGGACGGGTTCCTGCATCTGACCCGTCTCGGTGAGGCGGCGGTTCATCTCAGTGAAGTGGGTGAGGTGTTCGATATCGACCGGACAGGAGTCCATGCAGGCCATGCAGGCGACGCACGACTCCATCGTCTCGGCGTCGATGACCGACCGGCCGCCGTCGGCGACGATGTCCATCGGTTCCGTCTCCCCGGCGTCGAGACTCTCGCGGTAGGACTTCAAGTCGAGAATCACGTCGCGGGGATCGAGGGGGCGTCCCGCCGCCTTCGCGGGACAGACGGACGAACACCGGCCGCACTTGGTGCAGGCGTCGGTGTCGAGCAGTTGCTTCCACGAGAGGTCCTCGATTCCCGTGTAGCCTATCTCGTCCGGGGCGGCGTCTTCGGGGACGCCCGGCAGTCGCTTGCCCGCCTTCTCGTCTGCGGCGACGACGTTCGCGAACGAGGATATCATGTGGAACGGCTTCGCGTACGGGAGAAAGGCGACGAACCCGAGAGCGACGATGGCGTGCGACCACCAGCCGACCCAGTAGAGTGTCTCCGCGAGTCCGGTCGTCATCCCCGCGGCGTCGAAGACGAGAGCGACGAAGTAGCCGACGAAAGACACCGTCTCGAAGTCGGGAAACTCCGTGCCGACGATGCGGAGGCCCTCTATGACGTAGCCGCCGACGCCGAGGACGAAGAGCGTCCAGACGAAGATGTCGTCTTCGAAACCGGTGTGTTTGCCCCACAGGCGGTCCTGTCGGACGACGTAGCGGCGGTAGATGGCCATCCCGACGCCGACGACGAACAGGAAGCCGAGCGCGTCCATCACGAACGAGTACGAGAGGTAGAAGTCGCCGACGAAGAACGACTCCTGTCCGAGCAGTTTCGTCCAGATGTCCATGTCGACCATCAGGATGGTCGTCCCGATGAGAAGCGTCAGAAAGCCCCAGAGGATGAACGCGTGCATCAATCCGGCGAACGCGTCCCGGTCGAACTGCTTCTCGTTCGAGAGGACCACCCGCGACGCCCGGAGGACTCGCCCCGGAAGGTCGGAGACCCTGTCGAAGGGGTCGCTCCCGCCGCGGGCGTACCGCGCGAACCGGTCGTAGACGCCGTAACAGAAGACCAAGATGGCCATCGCGGCGAGACCGTAGAAGAGCGCCTCGCCCACCGGCCCGATAGTCCAAAACGTCTCGCGGGTCGGCTCCGCCTGCAAGAGTGTCATGGTCGATAAGCCGGGAAGCGCGGGATTAAATCTTGCCACCATCGGCCCGCTTATCCGACAGACGGGAAGGGGTAGGGGGCCGACGCGCCGGGCGTCGAAACGACTCGCCGGGTCTCAGAGTACCGCGCCGACGACCAACGCCGCGGACAGAGCCACTCCGACGGCGTCCGCGCGAGAAAACGAGAGTTCCGGAAGCGTCGGATTCCACGCGAAACACCGCGCTTGGAGCGCGAGAGCGAACCGGTCAGATCGGAGAAAGAGGCGGCGGATGCCCGTCTCCACGACGAGTCGAATCCGCTCGCGGAGTCCGCGCCTGTCGCCGAGTCGCGCGTCCATCGCCGAGCGAATCGTCGCCATGTCCCGCCTGAGAAGGGGGAGAAACCGCAGGACGAACCCCACGCCCGCGCCGACGAGGACGCCGACGCGCCCGGGGACGACGCGTTGGATGGCCGCCCGCGAATCCCGCACCGGCGTCGTCCGAATGTACGCGGTGCTCACGAGGAGGACGAGGACGACGCGGTAACTCGAAAGCGCGGGGTAGACGGCGGCGTCGGGGACGACGTACGGGGGTCGGACCGTTATCGCCGCCACGACGGGACCGGCGACGAGGAAGGGAAGGAAGCTCCGGTACGCCCGAATCGCCCCGAACAGGGGCGTCCGCGCCGCCGCGAGGACGCCGAGGGCGACGAGAGTCAGCACCGCGAGTCCGCGGGGCGTCGTGTGTGCGAACGCCGCGACGGCGAACGCCGCCTGAAAGCCGAGTTTCGTCCGCGGGTCGAGTCGGTGGGCGACGGAGTCACCCGGGGCGTAGGAGAACACGTCAGCACCCTCGACCGGAGTCTGGCGGTCGGACGCCGAGTTCCCGAAGGCGGGCGGGCGAGGGGGCGGGCGAGTCGAGTTCGACGCACCCCTCCGACATCACCACCGTCCGGTCCGCGAGGGCGGAGACGTCCCGCAGGTCGTGCGTGACGACGACGATGCCGGTGCCCGAATCGCGCAGGTGTTCGAGTCTGTCGAGGACGGCCGTCCGCGCGGGCCAATCGAGGCCGGTGAACGGTTCGTCCAACACGAGGTGGTCCGGTTCCATCGCCAACGCGCCCGCGATCGCGACGCGTTCTCGTTCGCCGCCGGACAACGCCTCGATGCGGTCGTCGGCCCTGTCGGCCATGCGGACGGCCGCCAGCGCCGACTCGACGCGCCGAGTTATCTCCGCTCTGTCGAGGCCGAGGTTCTCCGGGCCGAACGCCACGTCCGCGCCGACGGTGGAGGCGACGAAGCCGTCGCGGGGGTCTTGAAACACCATGCCGACGGCGGTTCGGGCGGCCACCACGTCCTCTTCGACGGGACGACCGTTCACCTCGACGGTCCCCGAATCGGGCGAGAGCAGGCCGTTGAACTGGCGGACCAGCGTGGTCTTTCCGGACCCGTTCGGCCCCGCGAGGAGGACGAACGACCCGTCGTCTACGGTCAGACTCACCTCGTCTACGGCCACCGCGTCGCCGTACCGGTGAGTGAGGTTGCGGACCGAAATCATCGGGCGTGGTGCCTCACGGCGTCACCGCGCGACGATGGCGTCGCTTCGCGTGACCGCCGCCGCGATGGCCACCTTCACCGCGCCCACGGGAAGGAACGGGAGAACGACCGTCGAGACGGCGGCGGCGAGGCCGATACCCTGAACGAGAGAGAATCCGACCGCGCCGAACGCGTAGATGGCCGCCGACCCGACGACCATCGCGGCGACGAGTCGCGGGAGGGGGATGTCGCCGGGCGCGGTGAGGCTACCGGGGCCGTGTGCCACCAGTCCCACTGCCGCCGCGGCGACGGGAAATCCGACGACGAACCCGCCCGTCGGGCCGAGGACGACGCCCAGACCGCTTGCGCCGCCGGCGAACACTGGGAGGCCGACGACGCCCCCGACGGCGTAGAGGACGAACGAGACGCCCGCCCAGAGGGGGCCGAGGACGACGCCCGCGAGGAACACCCAGAGCGTCTGGAGCGTTATCGGGACGTTCGGTACGAGCGGGTGAACCAAATCGACTGGTGCCGTCGCACTCGTCACCGCGGCGAAGAGCACCGCGCGGGCGAGGTTCCGCGTGGACTCGTCGCCGACGAGTTCGACGGACTCCGTATCGGTCGCCATGCCTCGTCCTGCCTCGTAAACGACAATGAATGGTTCGGTTGACGACGGCGGTTCTCCGTCCAGGTCGCCCGACAGTCCGGAATTTGGGAGCGCGTTCCCAGTAAGTTTTTCCTGTATCGAGCCCTGAAACATCCACGCATGGACGAGAAGACGGCCAAACTCCGAGACATCTTCATCGATGCCACGGGGGGAGACACCGCGACGGAGAGCCAAGAGGAGAGTCCGGGGTCGTTGGTCGGCGGCGACGACGGGCGGGTGACCGAACGCGTGGACGAACTCGTCGCGCGGATGCGAGACCGCTACGAGTTCGAGAGTCGCCTCGACGCCGCGGACCTCAGACGGGTCGTCTTCGGCTTCTACGAGAACGAGGACGACGCCGCCGTCGCCGCCGCACTCGACGCCGAGGCGGACGCGGAGGCGGTGTTCGTCGCGCGGATGGACCTCCACCTCGTCGCGGACTCCGACAGACCGAGTCTGTCGGGCAACCGAGGTTCCCTCGGTGACTCGGACCGAGACGCGCCGTTCGACTTCTCGGACCTCAAAGCACTCGTCGTCGAGGGCGCGGACGACGGGACGTGCGCCGCGGAACTGGACGCCGACGAGGAAACGGTCGCACGCTACCGCCGCGTCGTCGAGGCGACGAGGGAGGCGACGCAAGCGAACGACCGGTACCGAGACGAGTTCGAGGAGTTGCTCACGGACGTGGACCTCTCGTCGCGCCTCGACGTGGACGCCCGCCACGACGGCCTCAGAGACGCCACCGAGGACATCGAATCGAACGTCTCGTTTTGACCGTTCAGTCCTTTCCTTCGACCGGCCACTGCGGGAATATCGGCTCTTCCAACCGGGCTATCTCGTCGTCCGTGAGCGAAACGTCGACCGCGCCAAGGTTGTCTTCGAGATGCGACTTCCGCCGCGGCCCGATGATGGGCGCGTCCACGACGTCTTTGTGGAGTAACCACGCCAAACTGACCTGCGCCGGAGAGGCGTCTTTCTCGGCGGCGAGTTCGCGCACCACGTCGAGTACTTCCCAGTTCTCGTCGGTGAGACGCTGTTCGGTGTAGTCGTCGTCCGCGGCGCGCGTCCCCTCCGGAATCTCTCGGCCGCGTTCGTACTTTCCGGCGAGGAAGCCGCCCGCGAGGGGAGACCACGGGACGACGCCGACGTCTTGGTCGGCACAGATGGGAAGGAGGTTCGCCTCCTCGTGGCGGTCTACGAGGTTGTACTCCGGTTGCATGCAGCGGAACCGCTCGTACCCCTCGACGTCGGCGGCGTGAAGCGCCTTCGAGAACTGCCACCCGGCCATGGTGCTCGCTCCGATATATCGGACGGTCCCCTCCTCGACGAGGGTATCGAGGGCGCTGAGCGTCTCTTCGATGGGCGTGTTCTCGTCCCAGCGGTGGATCTGATAGACGTCCACGTAGTCCGTCCCCAACCGGTCGAGGCTCCCCTCTATCTGGTCGAGGATGTGTTTCCGCGAGAGGCCGCCCTTGTTGGGTCCGTCCCCCATATCGAAGTACACCTTCGTCGCGACCACCAGTTCCTCGCGGTCGTACTCCTCTATGGCCTCGCCGACGATAGACTCGCTCTCGCCGCCCGAGTACGCGTTCGCCGTGTCGAGGAAGTTGACTCCGGCGTCGAGTGCCTCCCGGACGAGTTCGACGCTCGCCTCCCGGTCGTTCATCATCCACGGCTGTCCGGACCCGAAGTTGAGAGTGCCCAGACAGAGCCGCGATACCTCCAACCCCGTCGCGCCGAGTCGAGTGTACTCCATCGCTCTCGGGGACGGTACGCACCCACAAAGTCTCTCCGCGTCCGTCGCCGTTCCGCACCGCCGACCGACCACTTCCGCCGCGCGTGGCGAAGACTCTTATTCGATGCGGGACGTACCTTTCCTCGATGGCGCAGGCCCCGCAGGACCCGAACTCAGACCTCACCGACCGGTTCATACAGTTCTACCGGAAGTACTACCGGGACGAAATCGGGAAACTCGCCCAGAAGTACCCCACAGAACAGCGTTCGCTGTACGTCGACTACGACGACCTGTACGCGTTCGACCCGGACCTCGCGGAGGACTACCGGAAGAAGCCCGACCAGATACGCGAGTACGCAGAAGAGGGACTCAGGCTGTACGACCTCCCGGCGGACGTCAAACTCGGGCAGGCGCACGTCCGCCTGCGGAACCTCCCCGACGCGGTGGACATCCGGAACATCCGCGTCCACGACGACCACATCGGTCGGATGGTCGCCGTGCAGGGCATCGTCCGGAAGGCGACGGACGTCCGGCCGAAGATTACCGAGGCGGCGTTCGAGTGCCAACGCTGCGGGACGATGACGTACATCCCGCAGACCGACAGCGGATTTCAGGAACCCCACGAGTGTCAGGGCTGCGAACGACAGGGGCCGTTCCACGTCAACTTCGACCAATCGGAGTTCGTCGACTCCCAGAAACTCCGCGTCCAAGAGAGCCCCGAGGGTCTGCGGGGCGGCGAGACGCCCCAGAGTATCGACATCGACATCGAAGACGACGTGACGGGGAAGGTCACCGCGGGCGACCACGTCACCGTCACGGGCGTCCTCCACATCGAACAACAGACCTCGAACCAAGAGAAGACGCCCATCTTCGACCTCTACATGGACGGCGTCGCAGTCGAGATAGAGGACGAAGAGTTCGAGGACATGGACATCTCCGAGGAGGACGTCGCCGAAATCGTCGAACTGTCGAACGCCGACGACATCTACGAGAAGATGATAGCCTCCGTCGCGCCCTCCATCTACGGCTACGACGAGGAGAAACTCGCGATGATCCTCCAACTGTTCTCGGGCGTGACCAAACATCTCCCGGACGGGTCTCGCATCCGCGGCGACCTTCACATGCTGCTCATCGGTGACCC
This region includes:
- a CDS encoding DUF7504 family protein, translating into MKLSERAPDVPPTATSVLVLQSSEPSSSNRAAKRLLVPREGGVRVAGVSFARSPDDWGADWRDALGRSPEAAAVVTDAESDRRDAGPSVYTVSSPGDLTGIGMKLSACLSEWEGTDADVVVVVESLTHLLQYAQLETLYRFLHVLVGRIDAVGARGLFFFDPTTRDEMTVNTLKTLFDAVVERRGDDGWAVASR
- a CDS encoding alpha/beta fold hydrolase; the encoded protein is MPTASNGSVDLYYEADGEGETVAFVGDAGYGAWQWGWQHAAVAGPYESLVSDLRGTGRSDAPPGPYTVGTLVDDLVAVLADYGVRKAHVVGAGLGGMVALEAARTTSRVRSLAVFGTAAYGGGIDLSPLFGAPTDAEELGESLSAAFSDRFVEAHPDVVEQIVEWRSEEDADREAWEAQAAAVERFAADDLYEISDPAVVVHGTDDAVWPVERAEELAEGLPRGEFVPVEGAGHLAHVEASRVVNDELLRFLDEP
- a CDS encoding type 1 glutamine amidotransferase; its protein translation is MGQGGSRLRFAVLDASHRDPNTRRNFRRELDADLAEFDAAGGELPTHYSFDGVVVTGSRSSVYWDEPWIESLVSYVSDAHAAGLPILGVCYGHQVLATALGGRVEGMGEYELGYREVRHSGDDLFEGVDESFTVFTTHSDTVVELPPGAELVAENDYGVHAFRNGHAWGVQFHPEYDRTTAESVTRGKDLPEERIESVVAGIDAENYEAACEAKRLFDNFVSYAARVRDEADGADESEATV
- a CDS encoding DUF7853 family protein, encoding MTAPAHDCPTTLDLSRQEAWVLHTALLDTVERELDEGNDAERALTLLVRLEEGKRFDREQLKYLTSVLRSYIDGGVPPRDRSPARDILQNVQTALA
- a CDS encoding cupin domain-containing protein, with the translated sequence MPRVNESDIEWSEREHGAMRFRRKQLGVAANADRLGASLYELPPGASSWPYHYHTGNEEVVYVVSGTGVLRTPAGESSVEPGDFAVFHADESGAHRLRNDGDEPLRYLAVSTMRDPDVTVYPDSEKVGVFAGSPPGGREERTVSGYFRREDAVDYWDGETEQRNADDE
- a CDS encoding 4Fe-4S dicluster domain-containing protein, whose protein sequence is MGIDPNFDKNRETAGEENGVTVWGPVEPPETLGIHGTHVAVDYDICVADGACLENCPVDVFTWVDTPDHPESETKVEPTREDQCIDCMLCVDICPVDAIDVDPGRAGRT
- a CDS encoding VOC family protein; translated protein: MRLIHTALDVSDVDATLDFYETLGLEFAHEFTLDGVRNVYVGGEDGLELQFKYDPESDESVDPSGVDHVAVEVDDVDAEFDRIVEETGCPVVHEPMTIEEANARAAFVEDPDGYAVELVGFLD
- a CDS encoding ferritin-like domain-containing protein, which produces MADEVTDLLKKAYQDELETVMNYLSNSIVLDGVHAEEVKESLQEDIQEELGHAEMIGNRLKQLDAHPPGSAEFEANQMDLQPPEDSTDVVSVIEGVLSAEEDAIETYRNLVHLAEEADDPVTEDLAVTILADEEAHRTEFRGFNKEYPRD
- a CDS encoding (Fe-S)-binding protein, with the translated sequence MTLLQAEPTRETFWTIGPVGEALFYGLAAMAILVFCYGVYDRFARYARGGSDPFDRVSDLPGRVLRASRVVLSNEKQFDRDAFAGLMHAFILWGFLTLLIGTTILMVDMDIWTKLLGQESFFVGDFYLSYSFVMDALGFLFVVGVGMAIYRRYVVRQDRLWGKHTGFEDDIFVWTLFVLGVGGYVIEGLRIVGTEFPDFETVSFVGYFVALVFDAAGMTTGLAETLYWVGWWSHAIVALGFVAFLPYAKPFHMISSFANVVAADEKAGKRLPGVPEDAAPDEIGYTGIEDLSWKQLLDTDACTKCGRCSSVCPAKAAGRPLDPRDVILDLKSYRESLDAGETEPMDIVADGGRSVIDAETMESCVACMACMDSCPVDIEHLTHFTEMNRRLTETGQMQEPVQEAMMNVFQNGNAFGDPARKRPEWTEELDFEVPDAREESVEFLWYVGDYPSYDERNRRVARSLARLFELAGVSYGILYEDEQNDGNDVRRVGEEGLYEMLVEDNAAAFDACEFEKVVCTDPHSYNTFENEYPEMDPDFDYPIYHYTQVVESLVRDDRIELDGTELDYAVTYHDPCHLGRYNDEYEAPRELVRATGVQLAEMPRNREDSFCCGGGGGGLWMDHDETEKPSEERLREALEDTDAGSAVEKFVVACPMCGTMYEDGRKTGDFEDDIEIIDVAELLVEALESKRGAVAGTESDDGTTPAAAD
- a CDS encoding energy-coupling factor transporter transmembrane component T family protein: MFSYAPGDSVAHRLDPRTKLGFQAAFAVAAFAHTTPRGLAVLTLVALGVLAAARTPLFGAIRAYRSFLPFLVAGPVVAAITVRPPYVVPDAAVYPALSSYRVVLVLLVSTAYIRTTPVRDSRAAIQRVVPGRVGVLVGAGVGFVLRFLPLLRRDMATIRSAMDARLGDRRGLRERIRLVVETGIRRLFLRSDRFALALQARCFAWNPTLPELSFSRADAVGVALSAALVVGAVL
- a CDS encoding energy-coupling factor ABC transporter ATP-binding protein — encoded protein: MISVRNLTHRYGDAVAVDEVSLTVDDGSFVLLAGPNGSGKTTLVRQFNGLLSPDSGTVEVNGRPVEEDVVAARTAVGMVFQDPRDGFVASTVGADVAFGPENLGLDRAEITRRVESALAAVRMADRADDRIEALSGGERERVAIAGALAMEPDHLVLDEPFTGLDWPARTAVLDRLEHLRDSGTGIVVVTHDLRDVSALADRTVVMSEGCVELDSPAPSPARLRELGVRPPDSGRGC
- a CDS encoding biotin transporter BioY; protein product: MATDTESVELVGDESTRNLARAVLFAAVTSATAPVDLVHPLVPNVPITLQTLWVFLAGVVLGPLWAGVSFVLYAVGGVVGLPVFAGGASGLGVVLGPTGGFVVGFPVAAAAVGLVAHGPGSLTAPGDIPLPRLVAAMVVGSAAIYAFGAVGFSLVQGIGLAAAVSTVVLPFLPVGAVKVAIAAAVTRSDAIVAR